One genomic window of Parabacteroides pacaensis includes the following:
- a CDS encoding SMP-30/gluconolactonase/LRE family protein produces the protein MATTGEGSIWHPERKSLFWVDIEGKTLYEFLPHKNDCKKWTFDRMVTTVVPETDSTVIVALQNEIVRVNVNSNERSHIADIDDLSGGARCNDGKCDPEGRLWIGTMSLTAPSGTACLYCVTPDGQVSAKVNHVTISNGLVWTADKKYMYYIDTPTQKIVRYKYQPATGSVEYDKVVITVPTEYGAPDGMTIDNQGNLWVAHWGGYGVYCWNPQTGKLLKKIEMPAPNVASCAFGGKDLTELYITTARAGLSPELLKKYPDSGSLFVYKSNVKGVKANYFGEK, from the coding sequence ATGGCTACTACCGGCGAAGGGTCAATCTGGCATCCCGAACGTAAGTCTTTATTCTGGGTAGATATCGAAGGTAAGACATTATATGAATTTCTACCTCACAAGAATGACTGTAAGAAATGGACATTTGACCGGATGGTTACTACCGTAGTGCCGGAAACAGATTCTACGGTTATTGTTGCTTTGCAAAACGAAATAGTCCGAGTCAATGTAAACTCGAACGAGCGAAGTCATATAGCTGATATCGACGATTTATCCGGTGGGGCACGTTGTAACGATGGTAAGTGTGATCCGGAAGGTCGCTTATGGATTGGTACAATGAGCCTTACAGCCCCTAGCGGAACTGCTTGTCTTTATTGCGTAACGCCAGACGGACAAGTGTCGGCTAAAGTAAACCATGTAACTATATCAAATGGTTTGGTCTGGACTGCAGATAAGAAATATATGTATTATATCGACACGCCTACTCAAAAAATTGTTCGTTATAAATATCAACCGGCGACCGGTAGTGTTGAGTACGATAAAGTAGTAATAACTGTCCCGACAGAGTATGGTGCACCCGACGGAATGACGATCGATAACCAAGGGAATTTGTGGGTTGCTCATTGGGGAGGTTATGGAGTATATTGTTGGAATCCTCAAACTGGTAAATTATTAAAAAAGATTGAAATGCCTGCACCCAATGTTGCTTCGTGTGCTTTTGGAGGAAAAGATTTAACGGAGTTATATATTACTACGGCTCGGGCGGGTTTGTCACCGGAGCTACTGAAGAAATATCCTGATAGTGGTAGTTTATTTGTATATAAATCAAATGTCAAAGGCGTAAAAGCTAATTATTTCGGGGAAAAATAA